The following DNA comes from Mycobacteroides immunogenum.
GTAGCGGGGCCGAGCCTCGAAGTCCTGCTCGGAGTACAACCGGATACAGATACCGGGCGCGGTCCGCCCCGAGCGGCCAGATCGCTGCGCGGCCGATGCTTGTGAGATGGGCTCGATGGGTAGGCGCTGCACCTTGGTGCGGCGGCTGTAGCGGGAGATACGTGCGGTGCCGGGGTCGATGACGTACCGGATGCCCGGGACCGTCAGCGAGGTCTCGGCGACGTTGGTGGCCAGCACCACCCGCCTGCCGGTGTGGGGTGCAAAGACCTTGTGTTGCTCGGCGGTTGGTAGCCGGGCGTACAGCGGGAGCACCTCGGTATTGCGGAACGCGCCGCGCAAAGTCTCGGCGGTATCGCGGATCTCGCGTTCGCCGGACAGGAACACCAGTACATCTCCGGGCGGTTCGCTCTCCAGCTCGCGCACCGCGTCGGCGATTGCCTCGGTCTGGTCGCGCAGCTCGGTGCGGACGATCTCGTGATCGGGGTCGTCGGGCTCCTCCGCGGTGTTGGTACCGGCACCGCCGGGAACCGGGACTTCCAGGGGCCGGTAGCGAATCTCCACCGGGTAAGTGCGGCCCGATACCTCCACGATGGGCGCGTCGCCGAAATGTGCCGAAAAGCGTTGGGGTTCAATGGTAGCCGAGGTAACAATGACCTTCAGGTCGGGCCGCCGCGGCAGGAGTTCACGGAGATAGCCGAGGAGAAAGTCGATATTGAGGCTGCGCTCGTGTGCCTCGTCGAGGATGAGTGTGTCGTAGCGCAGTAGCCGGCGGTCACGTTGGATCTCGGCCAGCAGGATGCCATCGGTCATGAGCTTGACCAGGGTGCGATCACTGGCCTGGTCGGTGAATCTGACTGTGTATCCCACGGTCTCACCGAGTGGCGTGCCCAGCTCTTCGGCGATGCGCTCGGCGACGGTGCGTGCGGCGAGCCTGCGGGGCTGGGTGTGGCCGATGGTGCCGCGGATTCCGCGACCCAAGTCCAGGCAGATCTTGGGCAGCTGCGTGGTCTTCCCCGAGCCCGTCGCGCCCGCCACGACGACGACCTGGTGTGCGGAGATGGCCCGGGCGAGTTCTTCGCGGTGCTCGCTGACCGGCAGATCCGGATAGGTGATCGCTGGCACGGCCGCGGTGCGGGTGGCCACCAGGGCCTCGGCCACCGTGAGCTGCTCGGCCAGCTTCGCCAGCGCGTCGGGGTTTGTGTCACGCTGATTCTTCAGGCGCCGTCCCAGGCGGGCAGCGTCGCGAATGGTCAAACCGTCGAGGCGCGCGCGCAGCTCGGCACGGGACAATTCGGACACTCCAGCAAGGATAGGCGGTCGGGTAGCTTCGCCGACGTGACAGGGTTCTTGGCGGGTGACGCATTTACCGGCCGCACCGTGGTGCTGATCGGAGGGGGTACCGGTATCGGCTTGCGTGTGGCCCGACTGGTGACTGCGGCGGGTGGGGACGTGGTGCTGGGCGGACGGACCGCGGCAACGCTGGCCGCGGCCGCAGATGAATTGGGGCACAGGGCACGTTGGTATCGGGTGGACACCTCACATCAACCCAGTGTCGATGAGTTCTTCGACCAGATCGACGGGGTGCACGGGTTGCTCACCACGGCGGCGACCTACGTGACCGGTTCGATCGCTGAGCTTTCCGTCGAAGAGGCCGCCACACCTTTCGAGTCGAAATTCTGGGGTCAGTACCGGGTGGTGAAGTCGGCGCTACCGAAGCTGGCCACCGACGCCTCGGTGGTCCTGGTATCGGGGGCCGCCAGCGTCCGGCCCGCTGGAAACGCGCCGGCCTACGTCGCGGCGAACGCGGCCATCGAAGGTTTGGCGCGCGGGCTGGCCCTGGAGCTGGCGCCCATCCGCGTCAACGCGCTCTCCCCCGGCACGGTAGACGGGCACCTATGGAGCCAGCGGGCACCCGAGGTGCGCCGACAGGCCTTCGAGCACATCTCCGCGGCCGCCACGCTGGGCCGCCCGGTCACGGAAGCTGAAGTGGCGCAGGCCGCGGTCTACCTACTGCTCAACACCGGCACCACCGGATCAACGCTGTATACCGACGGGGGCTACGCGTTGCGCTAGACGCTCCAGGCGCTGGCTAGGCCCGCGGAGACCGAAGCCGCCGCCGTCAACAAGCCGTGCCAGGTCTCCGGCTGCAATTGCTGAATATCCAGCGGGCCTGCCGTCGCGATATGCGGGTCATACGGCACGGCCACGATGTGGTTGGGTGAGATCCACCGGTGGAATCGGGCCACCATCGCGGCGACCAGCCGCTCGGAGTTCCTGCGGTCCTCGCGATTGTCGTAGCCGCGAACATGGTTGATCACCACCACCATTCGCGGGATGAGGTACTCGTAGCCCTCGGCAATCAGCCATTCGATGGCGCGCACCGCGCCCTCGGCGCCGACCGGTGTGGCGGCCGCCACCAGCACCACACCGTTGGCGCACCGCAGCACGCCGGGCATCACTGGATGCCAGAAGTCCACGCCGGTGTCGGTGATGAGCAGACTGTAGAGCCGCTGCAGCCGGTGGTGAGCCTGGGTGTAGATCTCGGCATTCAGTTCGCCGCGGGGGCGCACCGAATGGGAGTTGGCGGCAAGCACATCCAGGCCGGTCTCGGAGTTCTGGCCGACGAAGAAGCGTAGATCGAAATTGCGTTCCGGCTCGTGCTGCGCCAGCACGTCGGCGAAGGTGGATGAAGCCGACGGGTCGATCCAGGAAGCCAGGTTGGCCGACTGGCCGGGGTCGGCGTCGGTGGCCAGCACCATGTCCTTGCGGCGCAGTTCGGAAAGCACGGAGCCGAGCGCGGCGGTCATCATCGTCTTGCCGACGCCACCGTTGCCGCCCAGCACCGCCAGAGAGTGAATACCGCGCCACGGGCTGCGCACCACGGCGGTGAGCTCTCGCAGCTCAGCCTCTTCCCGGGACTCACCCGGATTGATCACGCCAAAACTGCCGCGGTACACCCATTTACGCCAGCCGACGGATGCGGGGCGCCGTGGCGTGGGCAGAATCTCGGATCGAAGCTGCGCCCCGAGTGCGTCGCCGATGGCCGGTGGTAGATCGACAAGGGGATCATGCGGGGGTACCGCGTCGACAATCGAGAGCGGCCCGCGCGGTGGCATAGGGAACGGCAGCAGCTCGGGTTGGGCCTGCTGCTGTTGTGTGGCGGCTTCGGCGCGTTGCCGTTTGGCGTGCGCGCCCAGTTTGATGGGGATGATGGGACCGGTCCGGTCGAGGATTTCGTCCTCGGAGCCGTCCGCCACAGAATCGTTGGGCGCACTCACGACAATCTCCTTCTCCACCAGAAGCCGTCTGGCCCCAGCGTTCCGCCAGTTTCGTCCTGCATCGCGGGCAGTATGCGTCCCGTCGCATACGCAGTCTCTTATGCCCCGTGCGTGGTTGGCGAGGTCCGTTACCCACCCGTGTCTGAATCGGCACCAAATGGGATGAGGTTGGTACGCACTCGGTATCGCCCGCTCATCAGCAGGTGACATCCACGTACATGGTCCGGGTGGTCGTGGTGGTGGTGAAGACACCCGGCCGCTTGTTGCTCGGAAGACCGTAGTCGGAGCGAACGGTGGTCTGTCCGGGACGGACGCTGCTGGCCGTGCACTGGGTGAGAGCCTTGGATCCGGTCTTGCTGACGATCACGCTGTACCCCTGCGACTGCAACTCGCTGATCGTCTGCTGGGCGTTGGAGCCGTCGGACTGGGCGGCCGCGGCACCGACGGCGAACCCGAACGGTGCCAGTGCGAGCGCGGCGGCGGCAGTTCCGGCGATGAGGTACTTCTTCATGATTTCTCCTGTGCCAGTTGAATTTTGAGGCTGATCACCGGGTTGCTTGGTGATACTTCAACGATGCGGCGGCGGAGCCGGAAAGTCTGTCGGGTGACCGGTGGATACGGGGGAGGATCTTGATGTCCCCCAATTGGGGGACACGCGTGGATTTGGCGTGCCAAGCTTGCGTTTATGCAGGTGAGCGGCGAACTTGTGCGGGTGGTCGTCGGGGATGATCACCCGCTCTTTCGTGAGGGTGTGGTGCGGGCACTCGTGGGCAGCGGGCAGATCACCGTGGTCGCGGAGGCCGAGAACGGTGCCGGAGCGCTGGAGCTGATCAGGGAGCACCGGCCCGACGTCGCGTTGGTGGACTACCGGATGCCGGAGTTGGACGGCACTCAGGTGGCGGCGGCTGTGCGCCGCGACGAGCTGCCCACCAGGGTGTTGCTGCTCTCGGCACACGACGACGCGGCGATCGTGTACCACGCGTTGGCGGAGGGGGCCGCCGGCTTTCTGTCGAAGGAGTCGACGCGCGCCGAGCTGGTCAGTGCGGTGCTCGACTGTGCGCGGGGGCGCGATGTGGTGACCGCCAGCCTGACGGCGGGGTTGGCCGGCGAGATTCGCAAGCGGGCGCAGCCGGTGGGCCCATCACTCAGTAGCCGCGAACGTGAGGTGCTCCGGATGATCGCGACCGGCCAGACGGTGCCCGCCATTGCCAAAGAACTGTTCCTGGCCCCCTCCACGGTGAAGACCCATGTCCAGCGGTTGTACGAGAAGCTGGGCGTCGGCGATCGTGCGGCGGCGGTGGCCGAAGCCATGCGTCGCGGACTGCTGGAATAGCCGAGATGAGCCGGCCGGGACGCGTCGCCGACTACTTCGCGGCCGAACCCATGCGGGTGTCGGCCTGGCTGCGGTTACCGCTCATCGGGCTGATCGTGCTGCTGGGATCTGATCCGAACATCCAGATGTGGCACAACGGCGTGTACTACGGAGTGCTGGCGGTGTACACGGTGTCGGCCGTGCTGTGGGTGGCGATCGCGGTACGGGGCCAGGTTCCGCAGTGGGTGGCGCCCGCGGCCACCTCGGTGGATATCGCCGCCGTGGTGATGCTGTGTCTGGCCTCCGGCGCCGGCAATACCGAGTTGCTTCCGGTGTTTTTCCTGCTCCCGGTTTCGGTGGCGTTCCAGGAGCGCCCGATGATCACGGCGGTCTTGGGAATCGTCACGGCGGCAGCCTATTTCGGCATACTCGTGTACTACATGGCCGACGGCAACTGGGACAGAATCCCCGACGACGAGTACCTCACCTGGGCGGCGTTGCTCTGGCTGACGGTCTTCACCACCGGCATGTGCTTTGTCCTGCGACGCCGCTCCGAGCGGGTCGGCCAGCTGCTGCGCACCCGTGAGCAGCTGGTTCTGGAATCGATGCGGGCCGATGAGCGCCACAACCGCGAGGTGGCCGAGCGACTGCACGATGGACCGCTGCAGAATCTCCTGGCGGCGCGTCTGCAGATCGAGGAAGTACTTGAACGACAGCCGGATCCGGTACTGCAGGCGGTGCATTCGTCATTGCGCGAGACGGCCGCCGAGCTACGTGGCGCGGTGTCCTCGTTGCATCCGCAGGTGCTGGCCGAATTGGGGTTGACGGCGGCTATCCGGGAACTCGGGCGGCAGTACGCGGCGCGGTGCGCAGGCGATGTCGTCGCGGAGCTCGAGGAGGTGGGTAGTCCCCCTGCGCAACCGCTGGTGTACCGCGCGGCCAAGGAGTTGTTGACCAATGCCGTCAAACACGGCCGGGCCAAGAATATTAGGGTGCAACTCACCCGGGACGGGGAGCTACTCACCCTTGTTGTCGTGGACGACGGTGCCGGCTTCGATCCGCGCGATCTGGTCATCTCGGTCGCCGACGGGCATATCGGCCTGGCCTCGCTGACCGTCCCCATCGAGGCGGCCGGTGGGGAGGTCGCCATTGCCTCGGCCCCTGGCTCGGGTACCCGGGTATCCGTCACGGTGCCCGCCGATATGGCAGCGTGAGGGGGATCGTTCGTCCCCTCAAGAGATGGAGAACAGGTGTACGACCTCGTCATCATCGGTTCCGGCAGTGGAAACTCGTTGCCCGACGACCGTTTTGCGGATCAGCAGGTCGCGATAGTGGATCGCGGGGTGTACGGCGGCGCCTACGGCGGAACCTGCCTGAATGTCGGCTGCATACCCACCAAGATGTTCGTCTATCCGGCGGATTTGGCCGATGAGGCACGCGATGGTGCCCGTCTGGGTGTGGACAGTTCGGTGAGTGGTACCCGCTGGGCCGATATCCGGGAACGGGTGTTCGGCAGGATCGATCCCATCGCGGCGGGCGGGCTGCGCTACCGCGTCGAAGACTGTCCGAACATCACCGTCTTTCAGCAGGAAGCCCGGTTCATCGCGCCGAGCGCCGATGCCGACGGCGACGCGGTGCACCGGCTGCGGCTGGCCGACGGGACAATCCTGGAAGCGCGGCAGGTGGTGATCGCCGCAGGCTCTCGTCCGGTCATCCCGCCACTCATCGCCGAGAGCGGCGTGCCGTTCCACACCAACGACGACATCATGCGGCTACCGGAGCTGCCAGGCCGGGTGGTGATCGTGGGCAGCGGCTTCATCGCCGCCGAGTTCGCGCACGTGTTCAGTGGATTGGGGTCGGCGGTCACGGTGATAGCCCGCGGCCCGCGGCTGCTGCGGGCGCAGGACGAGACGA
Coding sequences within:
- a CDS encoding response regulator, giving the protein MQVSGELVRVVVGDDHPLFREGVVRALVGSGQITVVAEAENGAGALELIREHRPDVALVDYRMPELDGTQVAAAVRRDELPTRVLLLSAHDDAAIVYHALAEGAAGFLSKESTRAELVSAVLDCARGRDVVTASLTAGLAGEIRKRAQPVGPSLSSREREVLRMIATGQTVPAIAKELFLAPSTVKTHVQRLYEKLGVGDRAAAVAEAMRRGLLE
- a CDS encoding sensor histidine kinase, coding for MSRPGRVADYFAAEPMRVSAWLRLPLIGLIVLLGSDPNIQMWHNGVYYGVLAVYTVSAVLWVAIAVRGQVPQWVAPAATSVDIAAVVMLCLASGAGNTELLPVFFLLPVSVAFQERPMITAVLGIVTAAAYFGILVYYMADGNWDRIPDDEYLTWAALLWLTVFTTGMCFVLRRRSERVGQLLRTREQLVLESMRADERHNREVAERLHDGPLQNLLAARLQIEEVLERQPDPVLQAVHSSLRETAAELRGAVSSLHPQVLAELGLTAAIRELGRQYAARCAGDVVAELEEVGSPPAQPLVYRAAKELLTNAVKHGRAKNIRVQLTRDGELLTLVVVDDGAGFDPRDLVISVADGHIGLASLTVPIEAAGGEVAIASAPGSGTRVSVTVPADMAA
- a CDS encoding SDR family oxidoreductase, whose translation is MTGFLAGDAFTGRTVVLIGGGTGIGLRVARLVTAAGGDVVLGGRTAATLAAAADELGHRARWYRVDTSHQPSVDEFFDQIDGVHGLLTTAATYVTGSIAELSVEEAATPFESKFWGQYRVVKSALPKLATDASVVLVSGAASVRPAGNAPAYVAANAAIEGLARGLALELAPIRVNALSPGTVDGHLWSQRAPEVRRQAFEHISAAATLGRPVTEAEVAQAAVYLLLNTGTTGSTLYTDGGYALR
- a CDS encoding MinD/ParA family ATP-binding protein, whose product is MEKEIVVSAPNDSVADGSEDEILDRTGPIIPIKLGAHAKRQRAEAATQQQQAQPELLPFPMPPRGPLSIVDAVPPHDPLVDLPPAIGDALGAQLRSEILPTPRRPASVGWRKWVYRGSFGVINPGESREEAELRELTAVVRSPWRGIHSLAVLGGNGGVGKTMMTAALGSVLSELRRKDMVLATDADPGQSANLASWIDPSASSTFADVLAQHEPERNFDLRFFVGQNSETGLDVLAANSHSVRPRGELNAEIYTQAHHRLQRLYSLLITDTGVDFWHPVMPGVLRCANGVVLVAAATPVGAEGAVRAIEWLIAEGYEYLIPRMVVVINHVRGYDNREDRRNSERLVAAMVARFHRWISPNHIVAVPYDPHIATAGPLDIQQLQPETWHGLLTAAASVSAGLASAWSV